AAGGCCCGGCCACAGGGAGGTCTGGTCAACATTAGGCCAGGCTGTCTCTCAggaatttttttttatttattttatgttgCTTTTGCTGATAAGCCAATGTTGTTTTTGGCACCAATGACCTCTGTATTCCTGAACACAGCTGCTATGGAGGAAGCTTGTCACTCTCATTGCTTGTGGTGACCGTAGTGTGTTCTCACATTCACTCTGTTCAAAACAAAGCACCTTCATTATATGAACATTTGGCATCTAACTTTGTTCAATTTAAGTTGAATCCCTTACTATTGTTAACACATAATTTATTTTAGTTTTGAACTAAATGTTACTTCATTTCTTCTCCCCAGTGACTAATAAGAAGCCTTCCCATGTGTCCATCACCAAGGTGAAGCAGTTCCCAGGTTCATCATCCTTCACCAAGAGGTCAATGTGGACCATCGACCAGCTGAGACAGGTCAACGGCTGTGACCCCAACAAAGTGAGTTTACAGTTCACTGAACCCCCCTGCCGAGGGCTGAGTTTTTCCTGACGACATGACCTGACCCATTTCATTAGGGCAGATCCCATATCAACACCTACTGCCTGGGTCAtgcttgttctctgtctctcttgctctgtttctgtatctctctctataagGACTGTCCAGAGTTTGACTTGGCATTTGACAATGCCTTTGACCAGTGGGTGGCTGGCTCGGCCGGCGAAAAGTGCACCTTTATCCAGATCCTCCACCACACCTGCCAGCGCTACAGCTCTCAGAGCAAGCCAGAATTTGTCAACTGTCAGTCCAAACTGCTGGGAGGTAAGAGACACAGTGACAagacacaccatctctctctctcttgctctcactaaCTGTATGAAAGTCAGGGGTTTTTCTGCCTTTTCAGTTTTTTCATGCCGCCTATGTCCAAACAATAATTTAAACGACTAAAACCAGATATTAAGTATGTAGGAAAGACAATgtgggggcctcccgagtggtgcagtggtctaagactcTGCATCACAGTGcgagctgtgccactagagatcttGATTCAAGTCCAGGCTTTGTCACAGTCGGCCGcgagacccatggggcagcgcacaattggcccagggtcgtccgggttagggagggtttggccggcagggatgttatcccatcacgcactagcgactcctgtggcgggccaggcacaATGCATGCTGACACtgttgccaggtgtacggtgtttcctccgatgCGTTGGTTGGTGCATTTGGGTTAAGCGGGCatcgtgtcaagaagcagtgtggcttggttgggttgtgtttcagaggacgtatggctctcgaccttcgcctgtcctgagtccgtacgggacaggcagcgatgagacaagactctAATTACCAATTgaataccacgaaaaaggggtgaaaatagtaaagataatgtgtagaatttcagTATATTTGCATTAAAACTGCAAAATTGCATCTCCGCCACATGGCAAAATTAatataattgcaggaaattagccaGTGACGTTCTGTCACTGCGACTGCACCGTTGGCCACGCCCACCACCTAAGCCccattttgatccagaaaaaGCTCTTAGTCAGATCTAGTGTTCTCACTCCAAAGTCTGTTTTGTCTTTCAACTGAAAAGTCCTTCATTCTGTATGTCGAGAATGCTACTTACATGTTCAGATCTGATTGGTTGTATAACGAGACCGAGTTATTATTCCCATTTACTTTGAGGACTTTTCATTTTAAGGATTGCCCTCTCTAAAGGCATCTTTAAATCTACCTAATGATATTTAAATGATATTTAACTGTACTATGATACATCATCATTAAATCTACCTAATGATGTTTAACTGTACTAATATACATCATTAAATCTACCTATGATATTTAACTACTATTATACATCATCATTAAATCCAGTTACTCCTGAGATGTTGGAAGAACCAGTCCACTGAGAACTAACCTTTAGTCACAAGGAATATTAACTCACTCCCACACTCTTAACTAAACAATATACTCAAGCTTATATTCAAAATAACATACGTTCACAACACAACCAATTCCTATATGAATTGGCCACCTAGGTAGGCAATATGAAGTCATTTCCATGTTGTAGCATGTTATCCTTACATGGGAGGTAGATGGTAGCCTACTGGTAGGGAGGGAAGGCTTCCTCTGTGTTCCTGAGCCAGAGAGGGGGTTGTGGAAGACCCTGTTCTTAATCAGCTGTAAACCTGTTCTAGAGACCTGAGAGGGGAGCTGTCGTGGAGAGAGATGTGTTTGATCAAATGTGATTCAAAGGGCGTACTCCAGAAAAGCTTTTTGTATTAACATTCATAAACAGTTACTTTGAGGGGAATATTGCAATACTGATCATTTATTCTTTATAGACGTAGTACTGCTTGATCATTATTGTAACAAAGCATTTAAAAATAGATCATTCCCTCTATAGAAAAAAACTGTATTAGCCAATTACTATTGAGTGGAGGACAGTTCCTTTCCTTTCCCAGCTACTCCTGCTGTTAaagttccctctcctcctcattgcTATATCCCTCTACCCTCATCTTCTCCCTCCTACATCATAAACCACAGCTTGTATGTTTTTCTTCCTTATTTAACTTGTACTGTGTAACCCCTGACAAATACAGTAGTGTATTGCTGGCTGGGCTGTAGTTATAGTGTGGGTAGAGGTTATTGTATTGTCCTCCGGGGGGCTGAAGAATATgacaaaacagagaacatctgTGGCCTAACTCTCATTCACTCTGTCAGACAACTCCAGTTAAATGGTCATCTGCATACTGGGTGTAATGGGATGTTGTGTAGTGTCTCACTTATGCAACAACACGCATACATACTTAAACACCAACACAAAGCACGCTTTATTCCAGTTtttagtttatttattttccgGTTTTTAGTTTATTTATGTAACCACCAGCTCAACCAGTAATTGACTCAAAATATTAGTTTTACTATCAATATCCAATCCCCAAATCTGCTAATGCTTTCAATCTAATAGACTTAGATTGGATATAGACCATAGAAAGACAATGACCTGGCAATGCCATGCCTGTTCAATCACATCAAAGCCAACTCTCAGCTCCCAGGAAGCACAGTGAGTAGCGTGACTGCCAACGGAGGTGACCGCACAGCCAGAGACCTAGTGACAGTAGAAAGAAGAGAATGTCAGAGTGCTGCCACCACTGTCCCCTCCAGTTTAAGTCTCACACCAGTGCAAAACAAATTTCATGACGCTGCTCCGGTGTGGGACAATAACTGTGTGGGACGCCCCTCTTCTGACTGACCAGCATGGGGAATAGGGATGACGAAGCAACTACCTCTGGAGTATAGGACCCTAATCAAAAGTCACATTAGATAGTTTGTTATAGATATAGCTTGAACGTATTTAGTGTAACCACAATGTACAGTATTGTATTACTTTACTGGATTCGTTATCTTCCTGGATAAAAATAACATCCTGCTGTCAATGTAACAATAAACATGGTTTGTCCCGTTGAACTGTCACCAAGAACAGAGTTACAGGGTCAGAAACCATGTTGTTTACACACTACCTTGTTGGGGTTGACACGATCACTATTATGGCCTAATGACCCACGAGGATTCTGGGATATTGCCCTTTGCTGGTTAGATTTGCCTTTAACACAGAACAGAGGCTCTTAGTCTACACTGGGTCACCCTGACAGGCAATTATCTATTCTACACAAGAGCTCGTCTTTGTTAGCTGGGCAAACACAAAGAAATGGCTTGTCACGTTGCCACCGTTTTAGTGAGGCAGAGGTCTATGTGTTAGTGAACATGATATTAATTGGCAGGCCGGACTCCGGGACGGTTGTTCTTATGCGTTGAGAGATTGTAAAGGTTTGACAGGACAAGGTCGTCAGGCTTACTGTGGATTCTGTTAGCTTATGCAAACTTGATTCATCCTTTATTGAAGAGGCCTGCTGGTTCACTCTGGTAGATCTACTTCATCTGAAGAAAGGTCTGGAATTATAATACAGAGGTGGGCTTTAAGGTGAGGGTGAAGGCACTCTCCATTGCTGTACTTCCCCTTGTGGTAACGGTATGAATTCCACATAATGGAGGTTTAGACCAAAATACACATAAATAGGACACCTGGTCCTATTCTTTATTGACTGCAATGTTAAACTACGGAGTGCACCTTTTTTAATGCATGTGGTTAAATAATGACAAGCATTATTTTCTCATCAAAGACTTCCATCTTGGTCACGTCTTTTGGTTGTCGCCTCACTAGTTATGTGTAGGTGATACACGAAAAGCCTCCCTCCTCCAGAGACTGTAAACTCCCTTTAGAGACCGCTGTGGAGGAGATGTGCAGCCAGGAACCTGTGTAGTGATACCTGATGGGCCGTGTAATAGGGCCTGATTAAAGCAGCGTTGCTGGACTCATTGTGTTAATGCCATGTTATCAGGATCGACTGAGGCTGCAGCACGCACTCTTCCCCACAGACTCTCACGGACCACTGCTTAAGTGGCAGAGCGTGTCTTAGAATAGTGAGAGGGCGTTTAAAATATTGGCTGCTTGCTTCCATCCGTTTTTGAATTCTAGGATGCTAAATGCTCTTATATACACCGTTTTATTAGCTATTGAATCATTTTGGAAAGTATCATGCAAATGCTTACTGTCAGGAGGGCACTTCAAGAAGACTTTACACCATTTTAAACTGTTGTGAGATTTCTTATGGGAAACCGTGCTGATGGATTATGCAGTCAAATACAACTCAAGTGAAAACGTGTTAGAAATATAGGCTACCTTTCATCAAGTTGATAACAAACAATGCTTCAGTTCTACTTAAACGGTCCCCTAACTTCCCTAATCTATTCCAGTTACCCCAAATGAAAATATTTGATTTCTTTCTTACTTCACTGTTCGAACAAAACCCTTTTAATAACCCTTTTAATAACGTGAAACAGTAAGTCTATTACATTATTTAACCAAAGATAACCAAAATGACCATATTAGAACAAACTGTAGTGTGTTGTAATAAGTATTATCCAACATACAGTAATTTCCTCTGTctaacaaataaaataacaaaaacaaaccCAAATGAAGACATTCCTTTTCCATTTTCTTGTCACAGACGATGAAACTGTAGATTCAGTCGTTTTCCGTTGCAAGGTCTTTTTGAGCAGAATGAGGAAAGAAGTTGTTTTAAACAGTCGACGCCAAGGTCGCCGGCTACTCTTAGAAGGTAAGCAGGAAACAAATGTTACATTCAACTAAAATAATTCAGCATTTTACTAACAAGGCAGTTAAGCTCCTAAATCTTCCATCTTCAATGAATTATATAACATTTGATGGCTTACAGAATGTACAGCGTGTGTTCTAGAATATCTGTATGCACACAGAGTATCCGACTGCCAAGTGTGATCCTGTCATTTTGAGGGCCCGGTGTACAGAAAGGACTCCCCTTTAAGATGCACAGCTTTATGTGAGTTGTGTTGATGGACGATCACCTCACTGACAGCCTTTCAGATTAAACCAGCTCATTGACTCCGAGGAACCATGTCATCAACTTCAGTCTTACCTTCTCTCCACCTCAAGCACAAGGACAGTAAATGACAAAATGAGCATTACCTACTATAGTCACCTCAATACCGATTTCATCCTCAAACTCTCCTTGAACTAATATAAACAAGGCCATTATGAACGGGGTTATGGTTTTTCAGTATAATATGCAACCCTGACGTTTATCTCTTTAAACTTTCATGAGGGTTACGGTACTTGAATACCTAGTAGCAATTTGCTCCATTAGACCTACAGTGTCTCTTGAGTTCAGGGACAGAATGTtccatgtttgtttacattaGCATCCCCACTCCCTGACTGCTGCAACCCTGTTAGCAGAGCAGTGCCAGAATGAATGCACAACTCTACTGTAACCATGCTGAGAATGTCAGAAGAATCTTACCCTTTCTCCTAATGACTTTGAAAAAGTGTATTAACACTGTATTAAGAAGAAAACGGGGGGCTTAGGTTAGAAGTTAATGTCAAGATTTGCATGAATTAGGCAGAATTAGGCAGAAaagtggagggggggggttaaGGAACATTCAATGGATTTGTCTCCTTGGTTTCTCCGCTGCCagcgggggaggagggggggtttGGGTGGGTATAGCAGTATGCCCAGTGTGATGCCATCCTTTTGTTGAGCTCTGGGTGGGTGACATATTAAATTCATCCTGTGTTGCCTACGTCAGTCTCTATTGACTGCTGTGTATCCTTttcactctccctttctcactaTCTGTTTTGCCTTCTCTTGAGCACTACAGCTCTCTCAactcgtctctcctcctctccccgtcGCTGTGCACTGCATGTGCAGCACCATGTTGAGCTGCAGGGTGTGAAATTCTTACTGACAAACTAAGGATGACAGGGGAGTGAGTTACTTTAGCTACACAATGATACAGCTGTTCCATTTTCCAGTAACTATGCTTTAAGGGGAACAACGACAAAGGCCCTTTGGTCATAACTAATATGGAAAGCTTTTGATGAAATGTGTAATGTACAGATGAGTAGGTGGGGCTGTACTTTACAGGAGAGTCTCTCTACCATAGATCTAGAACCCATCTCTggtctctaccctctgtcctacCACACCTACACAGAGACTGCCTCGGGGCAACATACTGGTACACTTCATGCTGGATGGTAATTGACTCTGCTTGAGCTTACCTCTTTAAGATAGTTGGCCTATGCAAGGGTGTGTTTGTGCTAGCAAGCATGCATGTGCTTCTAAGAATGTATGCCTGAGTGTATGCTTGCATTGGTCTGAGTGTAGATGTATTAATTGGGTGATTTCCAGTCCGgttttcccaaactctgtcctggcACCTCCCCTGGGTGCACCTTctgtttttttgccctagcactatacagctgattcaaatagcTACCTcctcaagctttgattatttgaatcagctgtgtagtgttagagcaaaaaccaaaacgtgcacctgAGGTGAGATGGTGGGGGctaggaccgagtttgggaaactctgAGTGGCATAACCAATCAAGCAGG
This sequence is a window from Oncorhynchus gorbuscha isolate QuinsamMale2020 ecotype Even-year linkage group LG17, OgorEven_v1.0, whole genome shotgun sequence. Protein-coding genes within it:
- the LOC124001301 gene encoding syntaxin-binding protein 6-like isoform X1, translating into MSAKSAINKAVFTPHDEKMLAAVQVKRRTKKKIPFLATGGQGDYMTFICLSVTNKKPSHVSITKVKQFPGSSSFTKRSMWTIDQLRQVNGCDPNKDCPEFDLAFDNAFDQWVAGSAGEKCTFIQILHHTCQRYSSQSKPEFVNCQSKLLGDDETVDSVVFRCKVFLSRMRKEVVLNSRRQGRRLLLEGNSILHSAADSVTSAVQKASQALNERGERLSRAEEKTGEMKNSAEQFSVTAHKLAMKHKC